In Nitrospira sp., the following are encoded in one genomic region:
- a CDS encoding cyclophilin-like fold protein, protein MMTDPAKRIRITVGGVQLEAELKGSKTAGEVYAALPVDAPINTWGEEFYFKLAGVKDYRETATNQVKVGDVAYWGAGQVLAIFFGRTPMSMGPDPVPADRVNVIGKIVGDATQFRRVMEATTIRVERV, encoded by the coding sequence ATGATGACTGATCCAGCCAAGCGCATTCGCATCACCGTGGGCGGGGTGCAACTTGAAGCCGAACTGAAGGGGTCGAAGACCGCCGGGGAGGTGTACGCCGCCTTGCCGGTCGATGCGCCGATCAACACCTGGGGCGAAGAGTTTTATTTCAAGCTGGCCGGGGTCAAGGATTATCGGGAGACCGCGACCAACCAAGTGAAAGTCGGCGATGTCGCCTACTGGGGCGCGGGGCAGGTCCTGGCGATTTTCTTCGGCCGGACGCCGATGAGCATGGGGCCGGATCCGGTCCCGGCGGATCGTGTGAACGTGATCGGGAAAATCGTGGGCGATGCGACGCAGTTCCGCCGGGTCATGGAGGCGACCACCATCCGCGTCGAACGAGTCTAG
- a CDS encoding tetratricopeptide repeat protein: MKLLTTVCVIFALAWMGACSSKPKPRVLTPLALVDGGVKPQAITATEQGTQAYQAKQFEDAKRYFEQAVTVAPQSGQAHYNFALALNALGDTEAARQHFLEAANLAPGDKTIWDSPALSPYGNPAAPKISKEHPYGTSRPGIGSGPR, from the coding sequence ATGAAGCTTCTGACGACCGTGTGTGTGATATTCGCGTTGGCGTGGATGGGGGCCTGTTCATCGAAGCCGAAGCCGCGCGTGCTCACGCCGCTGGCGCTCGTGGATGGCGGTGTGAAGCCGCAAGCGATTACCGCCACGGAACAAGGCACCCAGGCCTACCAGGCGAAACAGTTTGAGGACGCCAAGAGATATTTCGAGCAGGCCGTGACCGTCGCGCCGCAGTCCGGCCAAGCCCACTACAACTTTGCGTTGGCGCTCAATGCCCTCGGCGATACCGAAGCCGCCCGGCAGCACTTTCTTGAGGCGGCCAATCTGGCGCCCGGTGACAAGACCATCTGGGACTCCCCGGCATTGTCGCCCTATGGAAATCCTGCCGCCCCGAAAATTTCAAAAGAACATCCGTACGGAACCTCGCGGCCCGGAATCGGCAGCGGACCGCGGTAG
- a CDS encoding ribonuclease H-like domain-containing protein, protein MLPSTFVILPGIGPATERRLWQEGLLTWNDFLSQPRIPGISAQRKQWYDQELVQAQSAFDSGHLDYFTTRLPGRDHWRFFELCEPRTLYLDIETTGTSPHDGEVTVVGLHRRGETVCLVRGETLTTERLQAELDACTLLVTFFGTSFDVPYLRAKFPDLRFSMPHFDLCFAARRLGLRGGLKQIERELGIERDTSVQGLDGWDAVRLWMQWRAGDAAARALLLAYNEADTANLAPLAKHVFEDILIRFGPASVGAATPSYGERQDCHT, encoded by the coding sequence ATGTTACCCTCAACCTTTGTGATCCTCCCGGGCATCGGTCCCGCGACAGAACGGCGCCTCTGGCAAGAGGGCCTGCTCACGTGGAACGATTTCTTGAGCCAGCCGCGGATTCCCGGAATCTCGGCGCAACGTAAGCAGTGGTACGACCAGGAGCTCGTCCAGGCTCAATCTGCGTTCGACTCCGGGCACCTCGACTATTTCACGACACGATTGCCCGGCCGTGACCATTGGCGGTTCTTCGAACTCTGCGAACCCCGCACGCTGTATCTGGACATCGAAACCACCGGAACCTCCCCGCATGACGGGGAGGTCACCGTCGTCGGATTGCACCGGCGAGGCGAAACCGTCTGCCTGGTCCGTGGAGAGACCCTGACCACGGAACGGCTCCAGGCAGAATTGGATGCCTGCACGCTCCTCGTCACGTTTTTCGGAACGAGCTTCGACGTGCCGTACCTGCGCGCTAAATTCCCCGACCTCAGATTCTCCATGCCGCATTTCGATCTCTGTTTTGCCGCCCGGAGATTGGGACTGCGCGGCGGACTCAAACAAATCGAACGGGAGCTTGGGATCGAACGGGACACGTCCGTCCAAGGTCTGGATGGATGGGATGCCGTGCGGCTCTGGATGCAATGGCGCGCGGGCGATGCCGCTGCGCGGGCCCTGCTGCTGGCCTACAACGAAGCCGATACCGCCAACCTCGCGCCGCTGGCGAAGCACGTGTTCGAGGACATTCTCATTCGCTTCGGCCCGGCATCAGTGGGAGCCGCGACGCCTTCATACGGGGAAAGACAGGACTGTCACACATGA
- the bcp gene encoding thioredoxin-dependent thiol peroxidase, with product MAKELAVGMKAPEFSLPDQDGKPVALKSLKDKQVVLYFYPKDDTSGCTKESCGFRDAMASIKKAGAVVLGVSFDGQASHQKFIAKYALPFTLLSDTEKAVATAYDVYKEKSMYGRKYLGIERSTFVIDAEGKLKAIFRKVKVDGHVDEVLAALRA from the coding sequence ATGGCCAAGGAACTCGCAGTCGGGATGAAGGCGCCGGAATTCTCTTTGCCGGATCAGGATGGGAAGCCGGTCGCGCTGAAAAGCCTGAAGGACAAGCAGGTCGTCCTGTATTTTTATCCGAAGGACGACACCTCGGGGTGCACCAAAGAGTCCTGCGGGTTTCGCGATGCGATGGCATCGATCAAAAAGGCGGGCGCGGTCGTGCTCGGTGTGAGCTTCGACGGGCAGGCGTCGCATCAGAAATTCATCGCGAAGTATGCGCTGCCGTTCACGCTGCTGAGCGACACGGAGAAGGCGGTCGCGACGGCGTACGACGTCTATAAAGAAAAGAGCATGTACGGCAGGAAATATCTGGGCATCGAGCGGAGCACGTTCGTCATCGATGCCGAGGGCAAGCTGAAGGCCATCTTTCGGAAGGTCAAAGTCGATGGGCATGTCGACGAGGTCTTGGCCGCTCTGCGCGCATAA
- a CDS encoding nuclear transport factor 2 family protein, which yields MPDFSRIVSFVLSGYLFLTASPGLAQDHAGPESVIRALVDANAARDLDGMSRLMAHDDDATGYTIGGRKYVGWPELERDIRDEFAFVEKLEMPITDLKVWTKDDLAWFAMELDYIRYVNEGGQLHHTVIPLRESGVLEKRQGQWLLVSWHESLRAANWPAVAHAQPAAPVPQLVADPGVLRAPTADLSGEWEILEVEDDKRYKATLDKSGNGPYTQHGGHFTTTKFADRVWQGTWQQPGNDREGGFDLLLSEDGTQAKGVWWYSRVGTHKNIPPREHGGSYQWKRLTPPASHQ from the coding sequence ATGCCCGACTTCTCTCGGATCGTTTCCTTCGTCTTGTCAGGATATCTTTTCCTCACCGCTTCTCCCGGATTGGCACAGGATCATGCGGGCCCGGAATCGGTGATCCGCGCGTTGGTCGACGCCAATGCGGCACGAGACCTCGACGGCATGTCCCGGCTGATGGCGCACGATGACGATGCCACCGGCTATACCATCGGCGGGCGGAAATACGTGGGATGGCCGGAGCTGGAACGGGACATTCGCGACGAGTTCGCCTTCGTCGAAAAGCTGGAAATGCCCATCACGGACCTGAAGGTATGGACCAAAGACGATCTGGCCTGGTTTGCGATGGAGCTGGACTATATCCGCTACGTCAACGAAGGCGGACAGCTCCACCATACGGTGATCCCCCTGCGGGAAAGCGGCGTTCTCGAAAAGCGCCAGGGGCAATGGCTCCTGGTCTCATGGCATGAATCGCTCCGGGCGGCCAACTGGCCCGCGGTGGCTCACGCGCAGCCTGCGGCGCCGGTTCCACAGCTGGTTGCCGACCCAGGCGTGCTCCGCGCTCCTACGGCAGACCTGAGCGGCGAGTGGGAAATCCTCGAAGTCGAGGACGATAAACGCTACAAGGCCACACTGGACAAGTCCGGCAATGGCCCCTACACCCAGCACGGCGGCCATTTCACCACGACCAAGTTTGCCGACCGCGTCTGGCAAGGCACCTGGCAGCAACCCGGCAATGATCGTGAAGGGGGATTCGACCTCTTGCTCTCGGAGGACGGCACACAGGCGAAAGGAGTCTGGTGGTATTCCCGAGTCGGCACGCATAAGAATATTCCTCCGCGGGAACATGGCGGCTCGTATCAATGGAAACGGCTCACGCCGCCCGCTTCACATCAATGA
- a CDS encoding protein phosphatase 2C domain-containing protein gives MSTWVGIGRSNIGLVRAMNQDAFVTMDHLGFWAVADGMGGHAGGDVAAQSAIATAAAQAERFAGPLRNGHCSPQDFLRDVMTQANDAVLERGRLEPRLAQMGTTLVTLLITAGATPTAHLAHVGDSRGYLFRDGRLTQSTRDHTLIETYLAQGILTPATAKTHPERHVLTKAIGIAHSAEPDYSAYPLAPSDILLLCSDGLTKMLEDADIADILAPAQGDPIRICDRLIETALARGGEDNVTVVVIAHR, from the coding sequence ATGAGTACCTGGGTGGGAATCGGACGGAGCAACATCGGTCTCGTCCGCGCGATGAATCAAGACGCCTTTGTCACCATGGACCATCTCGGATTCTGGGCCGTGGCCGACGGGATGGGCGGCCATGCCGGCGGAGACGTCGCCGCCCAATCCGCGATCGCCACCGCCGCCGCGCAGGCGGAACGCTTCGCTGGTCCGCTCCGCAACGGTCACTGCTCGCCACAGGATTTTCTGCGGGATGTGATGACGCAGGCGAACGACGCCGTCCTCGAACGGGGCCGGCTGGAGCCTCGGCTGGCCCAGATGGGAACGACGCTGGTCACACTCCTGATTACCGCCGGCGCCACGCCGACCGCGCACCTGGCCCACGTGGGCGACAGTCGAGGCTATCTTTTTCGAGACGGCCGTCTCACACAATCGACCCGGGACCACACGTTGATCGAAACCTATCTCGCCCAGGGAATCCTGACTCCGGCAACGGCCAAGACCCATCCTGAACGGCATGTACTCACGAAAGCGATCGGGATTGCCCACTCTGCAGAACCGGATTACTCCGCCTACCCGCTTGCACCGTCCGACATCCTGCTGCTCTGCTCGGACGGGCTTACGAAAATGTTGGAAGATGCCGACATCGCCGATATTCTGGCGCCTGCGCAAGGCGACCCTATTCGGATCTGCGATCGCTTGATCGAGACTGCGCTCGCGCGCGGCGGTGAAGACAATGTGACCGTCGTCGTGATCGCGCACCGCTAA
- a CDS encoding PilZ domain-containing protein — MPQSEPVTILVVNEQADEIKLVTLSLRGFFPDCRVESVYSAEEALRWVDRAEWDLILIDERLGLQSRPSLVATLRERLPTTAIVLQTDRSDSTAAVTALQAGANFLLFKKSPAFLTELVLYAKGAIEQRHLRATFAHTHDRHTRLLETLTDVFYEVDTEGRFVFISPGVTALLGYQPEELTGAPFSKLIPPDQQARAHHRINDRRTGPRAARRVLIELLKKPQATGSGQARVQAEVSAKGLYDARRHYTGSLGLIRDMTGPLAQTETIQRLETRLLESDRHRAIAQRLTSLSHDLHRPLSAVLTQSQRLLDTIREAQFDTRLETLTARAREASAYGDALARAVVDAGLAEDTLGQVIAEALAPVAHLNIVQHRDATGLSNVGSSRNVWVRIIQIVVIQAIRQMAARQAMHRLDIFAQTVTATGTPIDPAPGLFPAPAPREVEILIQESDSAATLTTGSLPASPDLNQAYEDIGQLQGRMEWLAPARQPLSIRLWLPIPDVPQTPEAAAEAAPSPPEPPTAAPVDTHVETPLPPPSDGPLPDRRMAIRAAVQLPARVTVGPAVREGTVHTLSLTGATVTLVGPLPNLSGQSAYLVFKTVVGILELQATVHERGMQTGPPGETGERPVLAFEFTPPGETERKVLGSFIEAAQERSLAISLEALLSQPDDVALPDQPGQDHRATDHREGIRVRVALPVRIDGAHEQNPAARQLGLAVNLSRGGACLQAKTLPGQVGETIVLHFPHGNGQSHSQPHEPAAPDAVLPAQIVWTAPDSTAPSELRPTHTEPGQRFGVRFIELPAFAEREVNRVVAQHIGSSIDLDGIAGRAAIVSARRECRNVRGQVIAITDDHARHQISPNTPIVILSPGFGCTQTDYIALSEFLAINRLRVLRYDYSNHIGQSDGDVLQTTLRSMQADLQTVLEFAHTTWPTAPLAILAEDVAARVALKVIAQRPVAQLLLLANPVLDIQAALSAEHHHDLLADYQHGLRRGSGNVWGLNVNLDQFLSDLIAGHYATLATTVTDLSALTVPMVILNSPSADPSMRHPFPSPDESLRALPTMPTTVSIPSALSVTGRTFDARLLASFNTLFTEIARVCFPGEARPAIHTPTSHDISKQYLLERERIRIRHHVSQSSRDALWIAHLAQLPQLGTLHHHVRLLQELYQQALPLEPGMRILDIGCGAGEFAHTLLLNRMYHLLHASHAPQRPLHYVGIDHSQETVASAEQAFTGLYQELQSTFSKIAGPTTAVTTEWGIHLPSSREAVDRVVSHLSLSFASSPLTFLRQAVQTLTEDGRLIVTCVRPHTDLAGLYREQLHHAGQDELSPAAQIFLHYLGRLHEAIRHGLLHAFDREQLSDLLIHAGATPLRIVPILDGQLLIATARKGKSAG, encoded by the coding sequence ATGCCGCAGAGTGAGCCCGTTACTATCCTGGTCGTCAATGAGCAAGCTGACGAAATCAAGCTCGTCACACTGAGCCTGCGCGGCTTCTTTCCCGATTGCCGGGTTGAATCGGTCTATTCCGCCGAAGAAGCCCTCCGGTGGGTGGATCGCGCCGAGTGGGACCTGATTCTGATCGATGAGCGACTCGGGCTCCAGAGTCGCCCGTCGTTGGTGGCCACGCTCAGGGAACGCCTCCCGACTACCGCGATTGTGCTGCAGACCGACCGAAGCGATTCGACCGCCGCCGTCACGGCGCTGCAAGCCGGTGCCAACTTTCTTCTCTTCAAAAAATCACCCGCGTTTCTGACCGAACTGGTGCTCTACGCCAAAGGCGCCATCGAACAACGCCATCTCCGCGCCACGTTCGCACACACGCACGATCGGCATACTCGCCTACTGGAAACACTCACGGACGTGTTCTACGAAGTCGATACGGAAGGACGGTTTGTCTTCATTAGCCCCGGGGTCACCGCGCTCCTGGGCTACCAGCCCGAAGAACTGACCGGGGCACCCTTTTCCAAGCTGATTCCTCCCGATCAACAAGCGCGCGCGCACCATCGCATCAATGACCGCCGCACAGGCCCTCGGGCGGCGCGCCGGGTCCTGATTGAATTACTCAAGAAACCTCAGGCCACGGGCTCCGGCCAGGCCCGCGTGCAGGCCGAAGTCAGCGCCAAGGGTCTCTACGATGCGCGCCGCCACTACACCGGGAGCCTCGGACTCATCCGGGATATGACGGGGCCTCTCGCACAGACCGAGACCATTCAACGCCTTGAAACCAGACTGCTCGAATCAGATCGCCACCGCGCGATCGCCCAGCGCTTGACCAGCCTGTCGCATGATCTGCACCGGCCGCTCTCCGCCGTGTTGACCCAATCCCAGCGGCTCCTGGACACAATCCGTGAGGCTCAGTTTGATACGCGCCTTGAAACCCTGACCGCGCGCGCACGGGAGGCCTCGGCATATGGAGACGCGTTAGCTCGGGCAGTCGTTGATGCCGGTCTAGCCGAAGACACGCTAGGACAGGTCATTGCCGAAGCTCTGGCTCCCGTTGCTCATCTCAACATCGTGCAGCACCGCGATGCGACCGGCCTTTCGAACGTGGGCAGTTCACGGAACGTCTGGGTACGGATCATTCAGATTGTGGTGATCCAGGCGATTCGACAAATGGCCGCCCGCCAAGCGATGCACCGGCTGGACATATTCGCGCAGACCGTCACGGCCACCGGGACACCGATCGATCCGGCGCCTGGCCTCTTTCCAGCTCCGGCACCCCGAGAGGTCGAGATTCTGATTCAGGAAAGCGACTCGGCAGCTACTCTCACGACCGGCTCACTACCGGCCTCCCCTGATCTCAACCAGGCCTATGAAGACATCGGCCAACTCCAGGGTCGCATGGAGTGGTTGGCCCCGGCGAGACAACCGCTCTCCATCCGCCTGTGGCTGCCGATTCCTGACGTGCCTCAGACACCTGAGGCAGCAGCAGAGGCGGCGCCAAGCCCGCCTGAGCCGCCCACAGCGGCACCGGTCGACACTCACGTAGAAACTCCGCTGCCTCCACCTTCAGACGGACCGCTCCCGGATCGAAGGATGGCCATACGTGCCGCGGTCCAACTTCCGGCGCGAGTGACCGTCGGCCCAGCAGTCCGCGAGGGAACCGTTCACACCTTGAGCCTGACGGGAGCCACCGTCACCCTGGTCGGGCCGCTCCCGAATCTCTCTGGCCAATCCGCCTATTTGGTGTTCAAGACCGTCGTAGGGATTCTGGAACTTCAAGCCACCGTCCACGAGCGTGGCATGCAGACCGGACCACCCGGTGAGACCGGAGAGCGCCCGGTCCTCGCATTCGAATTTACTCCGCCAGGAGAAACCGAGCGGAAGGTGCTGGGCTCCTTTATCGAGGCCGCCCAAGAACGGAGCCTGGCGATCAGCCTTGAGGCGTTACTGTCTCAGCCTGATGACGTCGCGCTTCCGGACCAGCCCGGTCAGGACCACCGAGCCACCGATCACCGGGAAGGCATCCGGGTCCGAGTCGCACTTCCGGTCCGGATTGATGGGGCTCACGAACAGAATCCGGCCGCTCGACAGCTTGGACTGGCGGTGAATTTGTCACGCGGAGGGGCCTGCCTGCAGGCCAAAACGCTTCCCGGCCAGGTGGGCGAGACGATCGTCTTGCATTTCCCCCACGGCAATGGGCAAAGTCATTCACAGCCTCACGAACCGGCCGCACCGGACGCCGTACTCCCGGCGCAAATCGTGTGGACGGCTCCAGACTCCACGGCTCCTTCCGAGTTACGCCCGACGCACACTGAACCGGGTCAACGTTTCGGCGTCCGCTTTATTGAACTGCCGGCCTTCGCCGAGCGCGAGGTCAACCGCGTCGTCGCCCAACACATCGGCTCGTCCATCGACTTGGATGGGATCGCCGGACGTGCGGCCATTGTCAGCGCCAGACGAGAATGCCGGAATGTACGCGGCCAAGTCATCGCCATTACCGACGATCACGCACGTCACCAGATTTCCCCGAATACGCCTATCGTGATCCTCTCTCCCGGCTTCGGATGCACCCAGACCGACTACATTGCCCTGTCAGAATTCTTGGCCATCAATCGGCTCCGCGTCCTGCGCTATGACTACAGCAACCATATCGGCCAAAGCGACGGCGATGTCCTCCAGACGACATTGCGGAGCATGCAGGCCGATCTGCAAACGGTTCTTGAATTTGCTCATACGACGTGGCCCACCGCCCCACTCGCGATCCTGGCCGAAGACGTCGCGGCCCGAGTCGCCCTGAAGGTCATTGCGCAACGTCCTGTGGCCCAGCTTCTGCTGCTGGCCAACCCGGTGCTCGACATTCAGGCCGCCCTATCGGCCGAGCATCATCATGACCTTCTGGCCGACTACCAGCACGGCCTCAGACGGGGCAGCGGGAATGTGTGGGGCCTCAATGTCAATCTCGATCAGTTCCTGAGCGATCTCATCGCCGGCCACTATGCCACGCTGGCGACGACGGTGACCGATCTGTCTGCGCTGACTGTCCCCATGGTTATCCTGAACTCTCCGTCAGCGGATCCCTCGATGCGGCATCCCTTTCCCAGCCCGGACGAATCACTTCGAGCCTTGCCGACGATGCCGACCACCGTCTCGATCCCCAGCGCGTTGTCGGTTACCGGGCGCACCTTCGACGCCCGCTTACTCGCGTCATTCAACACACTCTTCACGGAGATTGCTCGCGTGTGCTTCCCCGGAGAGGCACGGCCGGCCATCCACACACCGACCAGCCACGACATTTCCAAACAGTATCTCCTCGAGCGGGAGCGCATTCGGATCCGCCACCACGTCTCGCAGTCGTCTCGAGACGCCTTGTGGATCGCGCATCTCGCCCAGCTTCCGCAGCTCGGCACCCTGCATCACCATGTGCGACTGCTGCAAGAGCTGTATCAACAGGCTCTTCCGCTTGAACCCGGCATGCGCATCCTGGATATCGGATGCGGCGCGGGCGAGTTCGCGCACACGCTCCTCCTCAATCGCATGTATCACCTGCTCCACGCGTCACATGCGCCGCAACGCCCCCTACACTATGTCGGCATCGACCACTCCCAGGAAACGGTCGCGTCCGCAGAACAAGCCTTTACGGGGCTGTATCAGGAGTTACAATCCACGTTCTCCAAGATCGCCGGTCCGACGACTGCCGTGACGACTGAGTGGGGAATCCATCTCCCGTCCTCACGCGAAGCGGTCGATCGAGTCGTCAGTCATCTCTCGCTCTCCTTCGCCTCCTCTCCCCTCACCTTCCTGCGACAGGCCGTTCAGACGCTCACGGAAGATGGACGCCTCATCGTGACGTGCGTACGTCCGCACACAGATCTTGCCGGGCTCTATCGCGAGCAACTCCATCACGCCGGGCAGGATGAGCTCTCCCCTGCGGCTCAAATTTTCCTCCACTATCTCGGACGGCTACACGAAGCGATTCGCCATGGGCTGCTGCACGCCTTTGACCGAGAACAACTGTCGGATCTCTTGATTCATGCCGGTGCAACCCCTCTTCGAATCGTGCCTATTCTGGATGGGCAGCTCCTGATCGCCACCGCCCGGAAGGGGAAATCCGCTGGCTGA
- a CDS encoding DUF507 family protein: MLSEEKVSHLSHVILQAVKKSPLISQKGDDARMLKDIKRVLAVELAQEEGVDRKVRAKLASYSRGIVEGSSEWDVLYRKTFEEELRKHGKG; encoded by the coding sequence ATGTTGAGTGAAGAAAAAGTCAGTCATCTGTCCCATGTCATTCTTCAGGCGGTGAAGAAAAGCCCGCTGATCAGCCAGAAGGGCGATGATGCCCGCATGCTGAAAGACATCAAGCGGGTGCTGGCGGTCGAGCTGGCGCAGGAAGAGGGGGTCGACCGGAAAGTGCGCGCGAAACTGGCCTCCTATTCTCGCGGCATCGTCGAGGGGAGTTCCGAGTGGGACGTGCTCTACCGGAAGACATTCGAAGAAGAACTGCGGAAGCATGGAAAGGGCTAG
- a CDS encoding DUF507 family protein yields MRISKDRVHHMAESVVAHLQQDGQLDVTGDRKAFVESLEQIITAELAIEDALNAEVRQMLKAYEKQIEQGQVDYQRMFTMIKTKLVRERGIIL; encoded by the coding sequence ATGCGCATCTCAAAGGATCGGGTTCACCACATGGCTGAGTCGGTGGTCGCGCACCTCCAGCAGGACGGACAGCTCGACGTCACGGGCGATCGCAAGGCATTCGTCGAATCATTGGAGCAGATCATTACGGCGGAGTTGGCGATCGAGGATGCGCTGAATGCGGAGGTCCGGCAGATGCTGAAGGCCTATGAAAAGCAGATCGAACAGGGACAGGTCGATTATCAGCGCATGTTCACCATGATCAAAACGAAGCTGGTGCGCGAGCGGGGCATTATCCTCTAG